In Thiovulum sp. ES, a single genomic region encodes these proteins:
- a CDS encoding carbonic anhydrase (PFAM: Carbonic anhydrase) — translation MPSKLLDRNKIFVDTYFKENSNKLVELVEKGQNPKALFIGCADSRVIPNLITQTDPGDLFVIRNVGNFVAPYKPDEDYHSTAAGIEYGVTALDVSEVIICGHTQCGAIASLYQNLDDKPFIHTKKWLSLGENAKTSATKRLGESGDHEELLRLTEKLSVVSQIENLMSYPYVRERVEKGDLHIHGWMYDMTTGEIEYYDPDESQFKALIQDKQSE, via the coding sequence ATGCCAAGCAAACTTTTAGACAGAAATAAAATTTTTGTAGATACATATTTCAAAGAGAATTCAAACAAACTTGTTGAACTTGTTGAAAAAGGTCAAAACCCAAAAGCACTTTTTATTGGTTGTGCAGACAGTCGAGTTATTCCAAACCTCATCACTCAAACTGATCCAGGAGATCTTTTTGTAATTCGGAATGTTGGAAATTTTGTTGCTCCTTATAAACCAGATGAAGATTATCACAGCACAGCTGCGGGAATTGAATATGGTGTAACAGCATTAGATGTTTCTGAAGTTATTATTTGCGGACATACTCAATGTGGTGCAATTGCCTCTCTCTATCAAAATCTTGATGACAAACCTTTTATTCACACGAAAAAATGGTTGTCTCTTGGTGAGAATGCAAAAACTTCTGCTACAAAACGGCTTGGTGAAAGTGGAGATCATGAAGAACTTTTACGACTTACTGAAAAACTTTCGGTTGTAAGTCAAATTGAGAATTTGATGAGCTATCCATATGTTCGGGAACGAGTCGAAAAAGGTGATTTGCATATTCATGGTTGGATGTATGACATGACAACGGGAGAAATTGAATATTACGATCCAGATGAGAGTCAATTTAAAGCACTAATTCAGGATAAGCAGAGTGAATAA